The proteins below come from a single Dinghuibacter silviterrae genomic window:
- the der gene encoding ribosome biogenesis GTPase Der, giving the protein MSGFTVAIVGRPNVGKSTLFNRLLEQRKAIVDDQSGVTRDRQYGVADWAGKTFNVVDTGGFVPRSEDVFEREIRRQVLIAIDEADALVFLCDAATGITDLDESMADVLRQSPKPVFLTVNKVDNSDRLLEASEFYALGFDPVFFVAAMTGSGTGELLDAIAALIPEEAVEEEEKEETPKFAIIGQPNVGKSSLLNALLGQERTIVSDVAGTTRDSIHTRYNLFQKEFVLIDTAGIRRKKKVEEDLEFYSVIRAIKAMDEADVCLLLLDATKGITAQDLNIFSLAARKGKGVVLLVNKWDLVEKETNTARDYERELKKRLAPFTDVPVIFISVTEKTRIFKAIETAIEVYQNRQRKIPTSQLNEFLKKAVASFHPPVVRGMPVSIKYGTQLPTHVPSFAFFSNHPDDIKTPYRNYLENQLREQFDFKGVPVRIFFRKK; this is encoded by the coding sequence ATGTCTGGATTTACCGTTGCCATTGTGGGCCGGCCCAATGTGGGAAAGAGTACGTTGTTTAACCGGCTGCTGGAACAGCGCAAGGCCATCGTGGATGACCAGAGCGGGGTTACCCGGGACCGGCAGTATGGGGTCGCCGACTGGGCGGGGAAAACGTTTAACGTCGTGGATACCGGGGGGTTTGTGCCCCGGAGCGAAGACGTGTTTGAACGGGAGATCCGGCGCCAGGTGTTGATCGCCATCGACGAGGCGGACGCGCTCGTTTTTCTTTGCGACGCGGCGACGGGGATCACGGACCTGGACGAGTCCATGGCGGATGTGCTTCGTCAGTCACCCAAACCGGTTTTCCTGACCGTAAATAAAGTAGACAATTCGGACCGCCTGCTGGAGGCATCCGAGTTTTACGCGCTGGGCTTCGACCCGGTGTTCTTTGTTGCGGCCATGACGGGCAGCGGGACGGGGGAGCTGCTGGACGCGATTGCAGCGCTGATCCCGGAAGAGGCAGTTGAAGAAGAAGAAAAGGAAGAAACCCCGAAGTTTGCGATCATCGGCCAGCCGAATGTCGGCAAGTCGTCGCTGCTCAACGCCCTGCTGGGCCAGGAGCGCACCATTGTGAGCGACGTAGCGGGCACGACGCGGGACAGCATCCATACACGCTACAATCTTTTCCAAAAAGAGTTTGTGCTCATCGATACGGCGGGTATCCGCCGGAAAAAGAAAGTCGAGGAAGACCTGGAATTTTATTCGGTCATCCGCGCGATCAAGGCAATGGACGAGGCGGACGTTTGCCTGTTGCTGCTCGATGCCACCAAGGGGATCACGGCCCAGGACCTGAACATCTTTTCGCTCGCGGCGCGCAAGGGGAAGGGTGTTGTATTGCTGGTCAACAAATGGGACCTGGTGGAAAAGGAAACGAATACGGCCCGGGACTACGAACGCGAGTTGAAAAAAAGGCTGGCGCCCTTTACGGATGTGCCGGTGATCTTTATATCGGTCACGGAAAAGACAAGGATCTTCAAGGCGATCGAAACCGCCATCGAGGTGTATCAGAACCGTCAGCGCAAGATCCCGACCTCCCAGCTCAACGAGTTCCTCAAAAAGGCCGTGGCGTCCTTTCACCCGCCGGTGGTCCGGGGGATGCCGGTGAGCATTAAATATGGCACACAGCTTCCCACCCACGTGCCGTC